Genomic DNA from Triplophysa rosa linkage group LG6, Trosa_1v2, whole genome shotgun sequence:
AACATAAAGTTTCTTTTGTCAGTCaggaaataaaataatgactAAACATAACCCATTATACTTGTTAACCAACTTGATAACCTTCCTCTGAAATTGCAATAATCCTGATTTATAACTGAGGCATTGTCTTACAAACTCACCATAAACCAATGACAAAGATTTTGGATACATTAATGTCTCTTGGTATTATTACTGAAGATTGACGATGTGTAAAATATATATGGTGGGCATTATTGTATTGAGCTCGACATGATTTATAAAATTAGGGTATAAGTCTACATTGATTCCCTTGAGAAATGTTCTGCTAAAATGGAGCATTTAACaactcatttttataaatatattgtgtGGATTTGCTGGTACTATAGTCATTTGCTGAAAAACACTGGTCACGTTTTGACAGTCAGTCACGTGTGAATGGAATCGattgtgtttctctgtgggTTTCTGGGTAAAACTGAAAATGCTCTCTTTCTTTACGTAGATCTGAAGAGGGAAGCGAGCATCTGCCACATGCTGAAACATCCACACATAGTGGAGCTCGTGGAGACATACAGCTCTGATGGAATGCTCTACATGGTCTTTGAGTTGTAAGTCCTATAAGTACAGATCTGAGCACATGTGTTTTATAATTCTCTTTATTCCAAATTTACATAGACAACAGGCCTTTTGTGCATTACGTCTGTGCTTCTTTTAAATGGCTGGTCTGTGAACTCACATTTCTGAGGACTTGAGCCATCAAAATGCAGTACTTCAGTTTAGATGCTTCCTCTTCATACCAGTAAGACCCCAGTGCTTCAAAGTAAAACTGAAAGTTCATCAGATGTGTGTggtttttactgtaaaaatgacaaGGCAATGCATGACTATTCGATTCTCATACCTGAGGAGCCTGGGGTTTGTTGCCCTCTCAGCAGTTTTGTGGAATTTGCAGAAAACTGTTTAATTCAGGAATGCTAAATGCTCATGCTGTTATCTAGAGCTTTTCTTAAAGAACTTTCCTGCAGTGTAAGTTCTTATCTGGAGAAGTGCAGCTGGCTCTCCAGGGATTTTCTGTAAAGGCCTTAGAGAAAAGCAGAGTCTTCAAGAGTTGTGCGGCCCTCTTCCGTACGCTCTTAAGCCGGGTGCACACTGTACAATTTTGACCACCATTCGACAGTAATTCGGAGAATCCTAAATGATTCCTGTGATCCAAAATCTAGCCTTTGAGGACTAGTATGACATGTTTGCTGTCAGTCGATTATTGACTGCTGCAATTAAAATGATCCTTAGATACAGTAAAATTCTGCCAGTGTCAGAAGTTTTAAATTGCAGCCCTGCAGTGTGGCTTCTCTTTTAAGGTGAACTATGGCGCAAAACGATCTTTCTTGCATGTGTCAGTTTTTCTGTAATGACATTAAAGACATCTGAGAACTCACAGTGTGAATGTAGATCATGTATGTGCAGTATGTCACTTCCTGATGGGTTTTCCGACTGTCTTTCAGTATGGATGGAGCAGACCTCTGCTTTGAGATTGTGAAGAGAGCAGATGCTGGGTTTGTTTACAGTGAAGCAGTAGCCAGGTAAACTCATGCATACACCGAGATCATACtacagtaataataatgatCTTCATTTTAGTAAAAACAATTGGTCTAGTAAAAATCTTAACTGGTCTAACATAAATGCTCACTCACTGACTAAGTTCAGTTTACCTTTTGCATTCTCTGATACACATTTTGTTTGTCAGACCTGAATGCTTCAAAATACATCTAGACTGAAAAAGAAcatttgttttagtgtttgtaacCCATTGAATGTACGGGACATAAAATGCATACTACAATGCATTTAATGGAAGGATAATAGAAATCAGTGATTCAGTGTTGTCAGTCTGTAATGCTGTTTGGTATTCTGCTGTGATGTCAGCATGGCAGAGTGAGTGATGGCCAATTTATTCAGTCTCTTCACAAGTACCTTTATTGCCAGTGTTGTGTTCCTGAATGACTCCTCCCTTCTAATCAAAGTGTGTCTAGAGAAAGAAATTGAGTAACTTGGAACTTCCTATCAATTCAAGGCCAATAAAAATCAAGtcaagttctctctctctctgctttttcTGTAGCCACTATATGAGACAGATCCTGGAGGCGTTACGGTACTGCCATGACAACAACATCATTCACAGAGATGTGAAGGTAAGCGCGATGCGTCAGCGCTTCAAATCACTATGAAGACTTTTTTACAGTGCGTGCTCTTGGGCtgtttaaacaaagaaaatattgaATTACAATAGACTCAACAAGATATCCAAGTGACTGTCCTCATGGATCGATATTAACCAACCTGCGATGATTCCTGACTTTATCTTGTTCatgcataaaaaataaacatcatttcatTGTCTCCTGTTTCACTAACTTTATAACTTGAAAATTGAACCTAAACTGGCAACTGTGAAATTGTTGAGATCATCTCAACCGTAAACTCGATTACTGGAATATGAGAATGTTTCTGGATAGCTCTCAGATCAGTTCTTCTCTCTGCcctaaaaggaaaaaaatgtgtttgtggtgAGTGAGTATACTTCTGTATATAAACCCCTACTGAAACTATATAtggttgaaaaaaataatagttTTCAGTGGCAACCAGAGGTCGCGTCAACAGAAAATATtccgtcattgacagattttttataccAGTGACAGAGGAATCTAAAGGCCGTCAgtcattttgacagattacaatgagggcagttTGTAATTCCCGTTTTTGTCGAGTTGGTAacatccaatcatttcctttcatcagaacgtgatcgCAAGCGACCAGAGGTACCCCTGCCCAGAACGCAATCGCGAAGGGATgcatgtttcccattcattactcaTAAACGCTCGACCATTCAGGAAAACCCAAGCGGGATCAGCAGTGACTCGCGGTGCGGGCGTGTATAAACAAGGCATTAGACTATGAGGGACCACCACAGTCTAATTTGTTTcaccatagtttcaaaacgaactgaaaatctATTTACACTTATTATAATAACACAGCGATCTCTAACGTTGTTTCTGGcgttgtttctggatctgattctgcaaagcgCATACATCTGTCACTCAATCAGACCCCCGCGTCGTGtgctctcttacacacacaggCGCACACAAACCAGTGGACCAAtagcgtcattttggataaaccttagctttcagtgagtggaaaaatgtctctctgcgTCTCCTCCGTTCTTGACCAAACAGCAGCTTAAAATTACTTGTAAGTGAATGAATaattacaaaacagcgtttacatgcacctgtcattgttactgactggacatatgaatataaacatttgtctgtaattatgattttatgtctgacaacagaaacatgaaATATCATATGTAAACGACATCGACTTTATTGggtattcagttgtattaaaatttGGTATGCAGTTAAGTTGCAAACACGCATGATATGAGCTGCAAAGTCTGTGGTCAACAACCTAAGAGATAAGAGGTATGAGATCTAATGCAAGAGCCCGAATGAAAACCATttcctaaaataaaaaagatgacGTTTATCGTGTGAAAGTGTTGCTTGCACATTCTGCCTTCATCCCACTTTCAAGTAGACAGAATGTAATGGTGGTATAGTACTGTACATAAACAGTCCTGTGTAGGAAGTttcaatgtatatttaataattaactTTTTGCAAAGTACAGTAGACACAAAAAACATTGCTTGGTGGTCATTTTTTGGCATTTAAACAGCACTTTTTAAACAGCTGTATTGTGCAGATTTGGATTGTGCTGCCCATCATTGAGCATCAGTACAAAACATCTTGTTGTGTACAGATGTTAGGATAACATGACAATTCGATATTTAGTACAATGGTATGTATTTACAGAGTATGAGGTCGAAGTGAAGAGGTGTTTATCAAAGCAGTTAGAATTACAACCAGTTAATATCTACAGGTCCACAGTTGCTTGAGAGGCTTGTCCTCCGTAGGATTTGGATGAGTGCCTCTCATGTGCGCTGGGGCGTACTCTCAACAGTCTATTCGTGTGTTTACGAAACGTTCTGTCCAGCAGGAAGTACATGATAGGGTCCGTGCTACATCGCAGAGTTGCTAAACAGAGAAGAACATTCTTTACCTCCACCTGCACGGACAGGGGATGACAAGTGTCTCTTGGGAGTGATTTAGACAACAGTTGTTCGTTGACCATTTTAACAAAGATCGCTTTATATATGTGATGAGGCAAAAGACAAACCACCAGCACCAGCTTGATGATGACGATATTCCGAAACACTTTGGCGTAAACTCTCTGTCTGTCGGAGATGGTGGCGCTTTTCTTTGACCTCCAGATGTGCCTGATCACCGCCAAGTAGGAACTCAACACCAAAAGGAAAAAGACGAAGAAGAGAGAAATGGCCACGAAGGCAAAGATGTGAGATCCAGCTCCGCCCACCTCCACCTCTAGGCTGTAACACACTTGATTTCTGTCTTCCTCCACGTTCACAGTCTCCCTGATTGAGTACAGCACCACAAAGGGTATGACACCAAGTCCGACAATAATCCACGTGACCAGACACAACGCGTAGGCCAATCTCGTTTGCTGTTTTCTATTGAGAAAGGCACCGGGTAGGACTTTGAGCCACCTACTTGGGCGGTTGGCATGTGAATGCTGAATCAGCGAGGCAAAGCGACTCAAGGCCACCCAGCTTAGTATCATCACACCGATGCAGATGTTGATGTGGAGCACTGGAGTTAGACCACTTATCGCAATTTGGCACATGGTGTTGTTTTTAGGCCActtgcttccaaatgcatagtaTGCTGCTAGAAATGGCATGGTGAGGCAGAGAATCAGGTTGGAGATTCCTAGGTTTATCAGGTATATGTGGGTGGACGTTTTGGTGGAGATGTTTTTCAtgaacacccagagagagataGCATTGCCAGGGAGGCCAGTGAGAAACATCAGGGTGTAGATAACGGGCAGGACTACACTTGTAGTTGACATTTGGCACAGGTAAGAGGTGTTGAACGCAACCTGCGAGCTGTTTGCCATTGGGGTCTCGGAACAAGACATGGATCACCAAAAGCTGAGTGAAGAAAAAAGATTTGTTGTATTCTTATGTGAAGTTTATTTAGGGATGCATTGTGTAAGTTACAGTAATTGTACTGTACATGGTTTGGGGTTTCTGCGTGCTAGTGTTTACAGTGACTGTGGTTAGTTCGCTATGCATGTTACACCCAATTGCAGAAGAGGACAACTTAAGTCACATTCTCAGAGTAGAATCACACTAAAATGTTCACACTAAGTGAACACCCGTATCTGTTAAGTTTTGTATCTATTTTGATCTTAATAAAGCCAGTAGCAGTCcagccaacctcgtcctcttccttcctatcTATTGAACTCGTTACAAAGTACTTGTTTGTTATATGCCTAGTCTTTTTTATATTGACATACCTGATAAAGTTGGCAGATAATTGTTAAATATATACTATTGTTGCTGTCCTTttaaaacctcggatgtccaaattcaggaaatggcaaaaaaaaaacaccgtactttttaaatgattaaatactgtgttgtgaaagttgacaagcactttttaatactttatattgGATAtatagatatttgcaaaattcagtaacaaacataaagggtgactaataatgatttattggtCAAAaaatggagatatgaggtttcagaagaacCGCAGCGATATGGACCAATAAATAAACATGGACTaaaaaatagcttcttttggaAGATGAGTCGACATTTGCTCATCTTTTGCTATCATTAATATGCCACTGTTAAATTCATATTTGCTATTTGAAGAATTGCAGTAGTTTGTGGTCGGTTGCTAGTGTACACATACCATCTGTGGTTATCAGTTTGTGCACATAAGATGTAACATACTTTAATTTGTAAATTTAGTTTACTGTCATTAGATGGTGTTAAATCAGTTAAATATAAAGCAactgtttagattttttaagcAAACAagtgttttaaatgttaaatatttatgCAGTAATATTACAGTAATGTATGCTTAATTTTTAGCAATATTACACACTTACCCCTCTTATTGTATATGCCGTCACCAAAGTCCAAAGTGATTCGGTAGCAGTATGTGTCTAAAGGAAGTCACTCTGACCATGAATGGTTTATATTTAGTTCTCTGTTTGCATGGTTCCTCTCGCACATGATACTCATGATTCTCATACATGTAGCACTTCAGACAATAATGGTTATGATATTTATTTGACAAGTTCATTATGTAGCATCTGGACCTTTGGAGAATTACAGTTGTGTTTGTTAAATACTATATTTCAAAATCTAAATTTCTCCTGTAGTACATTACTAATTTAAAAGAATATCCCCTTGCCAAAGATTTTCTGTAAACTGGTGAGTTTTTGACTTCCCTGAAAGAGTACCTGCACTGTAATTTTATGGTCTCTTGGTACCCCCTTGTGGTTAAATTCAAATTATGTACACCTATATTTAAATAATCACATTTGACCATaccaatatataatatatacagtatataccatatctacagtatattactttaATAGGGTAAGATCAGAAAATAATCTCTATATCATTGGCATTAATACACATAAAGTATGCAATGGCTCTAAAAAGAAATGCTATTAAAACGTTCAGTACTGTAGGCCAATAAAGCAAATTTAGAGTTGAGCTAAAGTTGGTTTATGCAGTATATTATTAGTTTGTATGTTCCCTAGGAATTTACCCATGATTTGGCATTATTACAGTAGCAccatgctctaccaactgagttaCAAGAACACTCGCAGTGTGTTGAATTagatatttatgttttacaaAGTGGTCATTGTGGTTATTATGAGTGGTCGAATGCATCAGCTCTGTTATTCTTATTGTGTTGTTATTGTTTACATGTGAGTTTTGACTAGCTTTATTATTGCATAGAAAATACAGAACAATGTTCTTCCTCATTACTGTGTTGGTTGGGGGCTTAATTCGCCTTTgttgttctttgttttttctgtttgtcttACAGCATTATCTGTCAGATTTATGGTATTGATGTTAGGTGTTGCCAGGCTCTTTGAGATCTCAGGTTTGGGTTTGGCCCTGGCATTGCGTTTGGCTCGACAGCAGCGTAAACGCAACACCAGCTGCAGGACTGGTTGCAGGCAGGAGCTAAGAGCTGCTAAAAAGATGGTGATGGTTTTGATCCTGAACTCTGCCTGACAGTCTCCACCGTCGGATTTTAGTATGATGATTCTTTGGATGTGGTATGGTAGGAAGCAAAGGACAAACAGTATGACGGAGGCTAGAATCTTCCTTCGAACTTTCAGTCCGCCTCCAGGCCCGAATCCAGCACTGATCagacttcctcccctcacccgCTGCAGGTAAAAGACCAGCTGGCCATAGCTGATCAACATcaagaacaaaatgaaaaaaaatcctgCCACACCGATACTGTGGACAgttatgaattttattttattaaggtTGAAACTGTTGACAACCTGGTCAAAGCATGTCCCATTTGTGATTCTTAAACTCAGTTTAGTTGCCATGCTAGCGATCACAATTGAGGCCACAACCAACCAGGTCAACAAGCAAATGATCCAGCAGGGCTTTGGATGTTTAAAGACACGAAATAAAGAGTAGACTGGATTTACCACAGTGGCGTAGCGATTGATGCTGGTCCACAAGAGAAAGCACATGTTGCAATAAAGATTAATGTAGAAGCAAGAGAACATGATGAGATCCACAGCGTTACAGACTGAACTTCCAGACGGCCATTTGACGTTCTTTTTGTAGTATGCTACTCTGAGGAAAAAACTGCAGCACAGCATCAAGTCTGACACGACTATGTTTAAAGTAAAGATGACAGTGGGTGTCCTCTCTGATCTCCAAAGATCCAGCAAAACTATTCCATTGGTCGGGAGGCCCAGGAGAGCCAAAGAAAGATAGAGCCAGGGCAAGATGGTTTCATGACGTTCTTCCGGCAGTATCAAGCATGCgctaaagaaataaagacagaacGAGTTAAAACAGGAAGCGCACTGTAACCTCTCAAAACATCAGAAATCAAAGATTTTAATACAGCCCTCcatgtttaaatttcttttttttatgattATTGAACACAttctttaatttcatttattctttttattctAGAACTTTAAATCTGTACAAAATTATCATTCAAATCATTGCGCTTGATCTGTATGTCacttttatacagtattagCGTTCCACAAGGTGCaatgttttataattattaatgaaAAACGAAACATTTTGTTGTAAGCATACCAAGCATAAACCAAAAAGAGACTTTCAAATAGATTAGAAAAGAGACATAAAGATGATACTGTAAAAATCACTGTACCTTTCATTAATTGCAGAATCGTTGGCTCCCGAGGCATTCATAGCAATAAAACTTTGCATAGGCATTATGTGTTTTCCTTACATGCTTCACTTGTGTTCTCACTTGAAGTTGAGGCGGAGTGTGCTTTCACACACTGTGTGTCACATAGGAAATGCAGGTTTACTTCTGACCACATCCTGAACACACAACATTTAGGGGTACAGTTTGCACCAAAGTAGTCTTTTATCTACGGTGTGGTTTAAAAGTGTATAGAGGTCAGCTTTTGTAGTTTATTATGTATTCATACTGTAGTAAGTAATAGGTATGCACCAAATGTTCGCCAACCGAACATATTCAGCTGATACATACATGCTTTTTTTGCTACTTTCGTCCGAATATGTtcggttgccgaacattcggtgcatccctattacTTACTATGAATACATAAACTGAACTCTATACACTGTATGACTTGTGATATGATCAAggagcaaccagcgcagagagagagatgcaatTGCTTTATTTATGCTGCAAACATGTCAgcagtgtgtggagcattttaaagtgtcagagaaagacacagcacggaacTTGTCACGCCAGagtaaatttctgaatgaaaacGTCTTTAttggtcggtaacttgtgtacttcagactggaGTGGGcagtctgacagtagccccgccacTCGCGACATcgtttgacatcatacagtggtcgccaggcccggattaagaattccaaggcccctgggcacaagtgtcttgtacACACATGCGCACAGTAAAGTTTAAAATTATAGGGTACTATATGAAGTAGGGAttcaccgataccattttttaaagacagagtacgagtatttttttgtggttctcgccgataccgatacctactgtataaccgatgcctgtataatgtacaataatgttaataaacaagtatcttactggtacattttcttttttttcttttgtttttaggtctacttaaatttaagtactattttttatgataagtagcacaattttactagcacatttacttcagtttactaaagtaaacaatatactctgtggtcaaattataaaacatttaagggaggtggtgtggtaaaatgtgagtgtactataacttgttcaagtcaaccggacttttattttgacgggacgacgcaaagagcgtttgtttaagttaaacggacttttattttgacggatcgccgcaaatggtgtttgtttatgtgttcgtgtcctcgtgcagtgaaacgctggcgctgaaagcgCAATgtgttcagtacacgcaaccgcaccactctttcacacacggtaacgcaaaacaagcagaatacatatttaaacagtatctgaatatttcgttaactgttacgttagctgttcagcgctaatttcttgttaggaaatgcctggattcctcgattccgtccgcgttttccgcattgtggaaatcatagggctctatgtcacgtgaggtatcggtgtgtcattacgagtacgagtacatgagcttggtatcgggccgcATCCCTAATATGAAGGAAACACCTCTATATTATACAGGGTTACATTGACAAGTttcaaactatgatcacaacccgaaggacaatatcaacacctgcacacatcctccatcatacaggattgcGACAATGCTTTCCTAGACCAGcagcaacaatattaagacatttcccagcatactgtaactcGCTGGCGTATGCAAGCAACACGCACTACCAGAACTCGACCAATTCAGTTCTATCGGATTCTTCCaaaattcacacacaaaaacgccggattcacaaaactgctcttaagagaaaatataagaacttttttaagataaattattGGAAGTTCTTAAGAATGTTCTTAAATgcaattctcaaatattttcttattaacatcttcatttttttctaagaataaacgggcagtctttgtcaatgattgtaccacaagagtaatttgtcaatttgttaaactttatttgtgtatcaagCACGTCGCGACTAACGTTCTTATGTAAGCGCGTAATGTGTTAAATGGCATTAACGAGTATTATACAGTAAGTAGCCTTTACTTCT
This window encodes:
- the gpr82 gene encoding probable G-protein coupled receptor 82; its protein translation is MPMQSFIAMNASGANDSAINESACLILPEERHETILPWLYLSLALLGLPTNGIVLLDLWRSERTPTVIFTLNIVVSDLMLCCSFFLRVAYYKKNVKWPSGSSVCNAVDLIMFSCFYINLYCNMCFLLWTSINRYATVVNPVYSLFRVFKHPKPCWIICLLTWLVVASIVIASMATKLSLRITNGTCFDQVVNSFNLNKIKFITVHSIGVAGFFFILFLMLISYGQLVFYLQRVRGGSLISAGFGPGGGLKVRRKILASVILFVLCFLPYHIQRIIILKSDGGDCQAEFRIKTITIFLAALSSCLQPVLQLVLRLRCCRAKRNARAKPKPEISKSLATPNINTINLTDNAVRQTEKTKNNKGELSPQPTQ
- the LOC130555603 gene encoding probable G-protein coupled receptor 82; this translates as MSCSETPMANSSQVAFNTSYLCQMSTTSVVLPVIYTLMFLTGLPGNAISLWVFMKNISTKTSTHIYLINLGISNLILCLTMPFLAAYYAFGSKWPKNNTMCQIAISGLTPVLHINICIGVMILSWVALSRFASLIQHSHANRPSRWLKVLPGAFLNRKQQTRLAYALCLVTWIIVGLGVIPFVVLYSIRETVNVEEDRNQVCYSLEVEVGGAGSHIFAFVAISLFFVFFLLVLSSYLAVIRHIWRSKKSATISDRQRVYAKVFRNIVIIKLVLVVCLLPHHIYKAIFVKMVNEQLLSKSLPRDTCHPLSVQVEVKNVLLCLATLRCSTDPIMYFLLDRTFRKHTNRLLRVRPSAHERHSSKSYGGQASQATVDL